A single Nostoc sp. PCC 7107 DNA region contains:
- a CDS encoding CHASE2 domain-containing protein, with translation MAEEPTSTVSKKHLSTANTASGKPTKVTLTASQSKLVARVSYFLAAASTIGATLLTASGVGWVNLMESQILSAFFQLRGVNAPPADIVILAIDDQSISLPEQYYKSDPHQYAYLEPLKSFPFKRAAYAQIIEKLIQAGAKSVALDVVFDTPSSYGSEDDRQLQAVLKKYGSKVTLAALYENFASHQGTFIQLTLPQEMFQVGGVSIGSVNFPLEADGKVHKLASEFPKLLAANGMLMEKAPSFDEAVLGAAQIKYPQPKGNRIYFWGAAETFEPIPLWYVLDSQNWNNYLQQGRIFQDKIVIIGSTDKLNNDYHPVAAANPPERMAGVEIHANAIATLMQNKAIAPAISSSALQGLFVLILVGGTVYIVNRIKHNLQRFLVSFAVASIWGGISYVCFIHGQLIFPTAIPMIAIAFNGLSYLGIEVAREKLRTRQLVTIFQKYKTSPVVQEIISQQNDLQDLLQKRDLAVSGKILAGRYKIVKVLGSGGFSETYIAEDMHRPGYPNCVVKQLKPANPQSKGLELARRLFNSEAATLERLGTHQQIPQLLAYFEQDDEFYLVQEYVVGHSLIKELPSGQGLRETIVIAIIKELLQILVFVHENSVIHRDIKPSNIIRRHADNKLVLIDFGAVKEVSVPQIENSAQAPFTIGIGTRGYAPSEQCFGRPQYSSDIYAIGMIGIRALTGIAPHEIRNEDGEWQWKNQAIVSDALAEILEKMVLDDFKQRYQSASEVLAILDELAIYQDIDTWPQNDNSDLPTTPWLGGSAETL, from the coding sequence ATGGCAGAAGAACCTACATCTACCGTCAGCAAAAAACATCTATCTACTGCCAATACAGCATCCGGCAAACCCACAAAAGTAACTCTAACAGCATCACAGTCTAAGCTGGTAGCTCGTGTGAGTTATTTTTTGGCGGCTGCGTCCACAATCGGAGCAACATTGCTGACTGCTTCTGGTGTGGGCTGGGTTAATTTGATGGAGAGTCAGATATTGTCGGCGTTTTTTCAACTGCGGGGGGTGAATGCACCACCAGCAGATATCGTGATTTTGGCAATCGATGACCAGTCAATCTCACTTCCCGAACAGTACTATAAATCAGATCCACACCAGTATGCCTACCTAGAACCACTGAAATCTTTTCCGTTTAAACGTGCTGCATACGCCCAGATTATCGAAAAGTTAATCCAAGCCGGAGCAAAATCTGTTGCGTTAGATGTAGTTTTCGACACACCCAGTAGTTATGGTAGTGAGGACGATCGCCAACTGCAAGCTGTATTAAAAAAATATGGCAGTAAAGTTACCTTAGCTGCACTTTACGAAAATTTTGCCAGCCATCAAGGTACATTTATCCAACTGACTCTACCCCAAGAGATGTTTCAAGTCGGTGGGGTTTCTATTGGTTCAGTCAATTTTCCGCTGGAAGCAGACGGTAAAGTTCACAAATTGGCCAGTGAGTTTCCCAAACTATTAGCCGCTAATGGGATGTTGATGGAGAAAGCGCCTTCCTTTGATGAAGCTGTTTTAGGCGCAGCGCAAATTAAATATCCTCAGCCAAAAGGCAATCGCATTTATTTTTGGGGTGCTGCGGAGACGTTTGAGCCGATTCCCTTGTGGTACGTTCTCGATTCACAAAACTGGAATAACTATTTGCAACAAGGTAGAATTTTTCAAGACAAGATAGTGATTATTGGCTCTACAGACAAGCTAAACAATGATTATCATCCAGTCGCGGCTGCTAATCCGCCTGAGAGAATGGCTGGTGTAGAAATTCACGCCAATGCGATCGCCACTTTAATGCAGAATAAAGCGATCGCTCCAGCAATTTCTAGTTCAGCTTTGCAAGGATTGTTTGTGCTGATTTTAGTTGGCGGTACAGTCTACATTGTCAACAGAATCAAGCACAATCTCCAACGCTTTTTAGTCAGTTTTGCCGTAGCGAGTATTTGGGGCGGAATTAGCTATGTGTGCTTTATACATGGTCAGTTAATTTTCCCGACGGCTATACCAATGATAGCGATCGCTTTTAATGGACTGTCTTATCTGGGAATAGAAGTGGCTAGAGAAAAGTTGAGAACACGCCAATTAGTCACAATTTTTCAAAAATATAAAACCTCTCCAGTTGTTCAAGAAATTATCAGCCAACAAAACGACTTACAAGATTTACTCCAGAAAAGGGATTTAGCCGTATCAGGCAAAATACTCGCCGGACGCTACAAAATTGTCAAAGTTCTCGGTTCAGGTGGATTTAGCGAAACTTACATTGCTGAAGATATGCACCGTCCTGGTTATCCAAATTGCGTTGTCAAGCAACTAAAACCCGCTAACCCTCAATCCAAAGGTTTAGAACTTGCTAGGCGTTTATTTAACTCAGAAGCAGCAACTCTAGAAAGATTGGGAACTCATCAGCAAATTCCGCAATTACTGGCTTATTTTGAACAAGATGATGAGTTTTATTTAGTTCAGGAATATGTAGTGGGTCATTCCTTGATTAAAGAACTACCATCAGGTCAAGGTTTAAGAGAAACTATAGTTATTGCAATTATCAAAGAACTATTACAAATCTTAGTCTTTGTTCATGAGAATAGTGTGATTCACCGAGATATTAAACCTAGCAATATTATTCGTCGTCATGCAGATAACAAGCTGGTATTAATTGACTTTGGTGCAGTAAAAGAAGTATCTGTACCACAAATTGAAAATTCCGCACAAGCCCCATTTACAATTGGCATTGGTACAAGAGGTTACGCACCGAGCGAACAATGTTTTGGTCGTCCACAATACAGTAGTGATATCTATGCGATTGGCATGATTGGTATTCGCGCCTTAACCGGAATTGCCCCCCATGAAATTAGAAATGAAGATGGCGAATGGCAATGGAAAAATCAAGCCATTGTCAGCGATGCCCTAGCTGAGATTTTGGAAAAAATGGTACTTGATGATTTTAAACAACGCTATCAATCAGCATCTGAAGTGTTAGCAATACTTGATGAGTTAGCTATTTATCAAGATATTGACACCTGGCCGCAAAATGATAATTCCGACTTACCTACTACACCTTGGTTAGGAGGTTCAGCAGAAACTTTGTAA
- a CDS encoding NYN domain-containing protein gives MGSPMNRLSIFVDGNNMFYAQQKNGWFFDPRRVLEYFKHEQSETTLINAFWYTGLKDPQDQRGFRDALISLGYTVRTKILKEYYDDTSGRYSQKANLDIEIVVDMFNTVDQYDRVVLFSGDGDFERAIELLRSKNTHITVVSTEGMIARELRNATDRYIDLNDIRDQIEKVDGQVP, from the coding sequence ATGGGTTCCCCTATGAATCGTCTGTCTATTTTTGTAGACGGAAATAATATGTTCTATGCTCAACAAAAAAATGGCTGGTTTTTTGACCCACGGCGAGTATTAGAATATTTCAAACATGAGCAATCAGAAACAACTTTGATAAATGCCTTCTGGTACACTGGCTTAAAAGACCCTCAAGATCAACGAGGTTTCCGAGATGCTCTTATCAGTCTAGGATATACAGTCCGAACGAAAATTCTTAAAGAATATTATGATGACACTTCCGGTCGCTATTCACAAAAAGCTAATTTAGATATAGAAATTGTTGTAGATATGTTTAATACTGTAGACCAGTACGACCGAGTAGTTTTATTTAGTGGTGATGGGGATTTTGAAAGAGCTATTGAATTATTACGATCTAAAAATACACATATTACGGTAGTATCTACAGAAGGGATGATCGCTAGAGAACTGCGTAATGCTACGGACAGATATATAGATTTGAACGATATAAGAGACCAAATAGAAAAAGTAGATGGTCAAGTGCCTTAG
- a CDS encoding 2-isopropylmalate synthase produces MNKPERIIIFDTTLRDGEQCPGATLNIDEKLAIAKQLARLGVDIIEAGFAFASPGDFEAVSKIAQTVGTEEGPVICSLARARHDDIKTAAAAIKGAARGRIHTFIATSDIHLQYKLKKTKSEVIAIAEEMVAYAKSFTDDVEFSPEDAGRSDPEFLYQVLERAIAAGATTVNIPDTVGYTTPSEFGGLIKGIKENVPNIDQAIISVHGHNDLGLAVANFLEAVKNGARQLECTINGIGERAGNAALEELVMALHVRRQYFNPFLGRPVESEEPLTNIDTRQIYKTSRQVSSLTGMLVQPNKAIVGANAFAHESGIHQDGVLKNKLTYEIMDAQLIGLTDNQIVLGKHSGRNAFRTRLKELGFELSETELNKAFVRFKEVADKKKEISDWDLEAIVNDEIQQAPDLFRVELVQVSCGSNARPTATVTLRTPNGEELTDAAIGTGPVDAVYKAINRVVNVPNQLIEFSVQSVTGGIDAIGEVTIRLRYESRVFSGHAANTDIIVASAQAYVNALNRLYASLQTKEKQEEVTA; encoded by the coding sequence ATGAATAAACCAGAGCGAATTATCATTTTTGATACTACACTCCGAGATGGTGAACAGTGTCCAGGCGCAACACTGAATATAGATGAAAAGCTGGCGATCGCCAAACAACTAGCCCGCTTAGGTGTGGATATAATTGAAGCTGGTTTTGCTTTTGCGAGTCCAGGAGATTTTGAAGCAGTTAGCAAAATAGCCCAAACTGTGGGTACAGAAGAAGGCCCAGTAATTTGTAGTTTGGCTAGAGCTAGACACGATGATATTAAAACAGCAGCAGCAGCAATTAAAGGTGCAGCACGGGGCAGAATTCATACATTTATTGCTACTTCTGATATTCACCTGCAATACAAACTGAAAAAAACGAAGTCAGAAGTCATAGCGATCGCTGAAGAAATGGTCGCCTATGCCAAAAGTTTTACCGATGATGTGGAATTTTCTCCTGAAGATGCGGGACGTTCTGATCCAGAATTCTTGTATCAAGTATTAGAACGAGCGATCGCCGCTGGCGCAACTACTGTTAATATACCTGATACTGTTGGTTACACAACTCCCAGCGAATTTGGCGGACTAATTAAAGGCATTAAAGAAAATGTCCCGAACATTGATCAAGCAATTATCTCGGTTCACGGACATAACGATTTAGGTTTGGCAGTTGCTAACTTTTTAGAAGCAGTCAAAAATGGCGCACGCCAATTAGAATGCACCATCAATGGTATTGGCGAACGTGCCGGAAATGCGGCCTTAGAAGAATTAGTTATGGCCTTACATGTCCGCCGTCAATATTTCAATCCCTTCCTCGGAAGACCAGTTGAATCTGAAGAACCATTAACTAATATTGACACCCGACAAATTTATAAAACCTCCCGTCAAGTTTCGAGTTTGACAGGAATGCTGGTACAACCAAATAAAGCAATTGTCGGCGCAAATGCCTTCGCTCATGAATCTGGTATCCACCAAGATGGGGTATTAAAAAATAAGCTGACCTACGAAATTATGGATGCCCAATTGATTGGGTTAACAGACAATCAAATTGTTCTGGGCAAACATTCCGGTAGAAATGCTTTTCGCACCCGCTTGAAAGAATTGGGTTTTGAATTATCAGAAACCGAATTAAACAAAGCCTTCGTTAGATTTAAAGAAGTTGCTGACAAAAAGAAAGAAATTTCTGATTGGGATTTGGAAGCAATTGTCAATGATGAAATTCAACAAGCACCCGATTTATTCCGTGTGGAATTGGTGCAAGTTTCCTGCGGTAGCAACGCCCGTCCCACTGCTACAGTTACCCTCCGCACCCCCAATGGCGAAGAATTAACCGATGCAGCCATTGGTACTGGGCCAGTAGATGCAGTTTATAAAGCGATTAACCGTGTAGTAAACGTACCAAATCAGTTAATTGAATTTTCTGTGCAGTCAGTAACTGGCGGGATTGATGCAATTGGGGAAGTAACGATTCGTCTGCGCTATGAATCAAGAGTGTTTTCGGGTCATGCAGCCAACACAGACATCATAGTTGCGTCCGCGCAAGCTTATGTTAATGCGTTAAACCGCCTTTACGCATCCTTGCAAACTAAAGAAAAGCAAGAAGAAGTTACTGCATAA
- the dapF gene encoding diaminopimelate epimerase, whose amino-acid sequence MKFYKYHALGNDYLVINPQDLSSPLTPEQIKIICHRNFGIGSDGILLGPLPSTKAQFGLRIFNPDGSEAEKSGNGLRIFSRYLWDEGLVNEVAFSIETPGGVVESLIKDAEKTVQVEMGKVSFWSNDIPVVGDRREVIQEQISLDGEAFTFCAATIGNPHCVIPLTEVNSAIATKYGPILEIHPLFPNRTNVQFMQVLNRNTIKIEIWERGAGYTLASGSSSSAAAAVAHKLGLCDSTITVQMPGGKILIQINDDFNISMTGSVTKVAQGELSAEIFTIETVSNN is encoded by the coding sequence ATGAAATTTTATAAATATCATGCGCTGGGTAACGACTATCTCGTAATTAATCCCCAAGATTTATCGTCTCCTTTAACTCCTGAACAAATCAAAATAATTTGTCATCGAAATTTTGGCATTGGTTCTGATGGTATCTTGTTGGGGCCATTACCATCAACAAAAGCACAGTTTGGATTACGCATCTTCAATCCAGACGGAAGTGAAGCAGAAAAAAGTGGTAATGGACTGCGGATTTTTTCACGCTACTTATGGGATGAAGGTTTAGTTAACGAAGTAGCATTTTCCATAGAAACCCCAGGCGGAGTAGTGGAATCACTGATCAAAGATGCAGAGAAAACAGTTCAGGTAGAAATGGGAAAAGTCAGCTTTTGGAGTAATGATATCCCAGTAGTTGGCGATCGCCGAGAAGTCATTCAAGAACAAATCAGCCTTGACGGTGAAGCTTTTACCTTCTGTGCAGCGACGATTGGCAATCCCCACTGTGTTATTCCTTTAACTGAGGTTAATTCTGCGATCGCCACAAAATATGGCCCAATATTAGAAATTCATCCCCTTTTCCCAAATCGCACTAATGTTCAATTCATGCAAGTTCTCAATCGCAACACCATCAAAATTGAAATTTGGGAAAGAGGTGCTGGCTACACATTAGCTTCAGGTAGTAGTAGCAGTGCTGCGGCGGCTGTTGCCCATAAACTTGGTTTATGTGATTCTACAATTACCGTACAAATGCCTGGCGGAAAAATTTTAATTCAAATTAACGACGACTTTAATATCTCAATGACAGGTTCAGTCACGAAAGTTGCCCAAGGAGAATTATCAGCAGAAATATTTACAATAGAAACTGTCAGCAATAATTGA
- a CDS encoding ATP-dependent DNA helicase RecQ — MNQPVTTSWQDVRAAFQKIWGYDDFRSPQGEIISTLLTQKDALIIMPTGGGKSICFQLPALLQTGLTLVVSPLVALMENQVEELRQRNLSAALLHSELPSSQRRATLQALEKQKLRLLYLSPETLLSPPVWERLSQPQLQINALILDEAHCLVQWGETFRPAYRRLGAVRPALLKSKPPGTKISIAAFTATADPLAQNIIQTVLQLHKPEIFRLNPYRPNLHPSVSIAWTPRGRKQQLLQFIEKRSPQAGLIYVRTRRDSEDLAAWLTQIGYATASYHAGLGASERRAVEASWLGGKIPFVVCTCAFGMGINKPDVRWVIHYHAPHLLSEYVQEIGRAGRDGKPAEALTLVSEPTGWLDSGDKQRQQFFADKMRSQLQTAQQLVKKLPKQGEVNAVTRQFPDAAVALALLHSSGQLNWLDPFHYSINSKVQKQPPTQLQAVKQIQQYLTTKQCRWQFLLNAFGFTQEASNWRCGHCDNCS; from the coding sequence ATGAATCAACCCGTAACAACATCTTGGCAGGATGTTCGTGCAGCCTTCCAAAAAATCTGGGGTTACGATGATTTTCGTTCACCGCAGGGAGAAATAATCAGCACTTTATTAACACAAAAAGATGCTCTGATTATCATGCCAACAGGCGGAGGTAAATCAATTTGTTTTCAATTACCAGCATTATTACAAACAGGATTAACATTAGTAGTTTCTCCCTTGGTAGCACTGATGGAAAACCAAGTAGAAGAACTACGTCAACGCAATCTGAGTGCAGCACTTTTGCATAGTGAATTACCTTCATCTCAACGCCGTGCAACGCTGCAAGCACTAGAAAAACAAAAATTGCGCTTACTTTATCTATCACCAGAGACTTTATTAAGTCCGCCGGTTTGGGAAAGATTATCTCAGCCACAATTGCAAATCAACGCCTTAATTCTTGATGAGGCACATTGTTTAGTGCAATGGGGAGAAACATTTCGACCAGCTTACCGCAGATTAGGGGCGGTGCGCCCAGCTTTACTCAAATCAAAACCACCGGGAACGAAAATCAGTATTGCGGCTTTTACTGCAACCGCAGACCCATTAGCCCAAAATATTATTCAAACAGTTTTACAATTACACAAACCGGAAATTTTTCGTCTTAATCCTTATCGTCCTAATTTACATCCTAGTGTTAGTATCGCTTGGACACCACGAGGCAGAAAACAACAGTTACTCCAGTTTATCGAAAAGCGATCGCCACAAGCAGGCTTAATTTATGTTCGCACCCGTCGAGATAGTGAAGATTTAGCCGCATGGTTAACTCAGATAGGTTACGCTACAGCCAGTTATCATGCTGGCTTAGGTGCAAGTGAACGCCGTGCAGTCGAAGCCAGTTGGTTAGGTGGTAAAATCCCCTTTGTCGTTTGTACCTGCGCCTTTGGGATGGGGATAAATAAGCCTGATGTGCGTTGGGTTATCCACTATCACGCCCCACATTTGCTATCTGAATATGTGCAAGAAATTGGCCGTGCTGGCCGAGATGGTAAACCAGCCGAAGCACTAACATTAGTGAGTGAACCGACAGGATGGTTAGATTCCGGAGATAAACAAAGACAACAGTTTTTTGCTGATAAAATGCGATCGCAACTCCAAACAGCACAACAATTAGTCAAAAAATTGCCAAAACAAGGCGAAGTCAACGCAGTTACGCGCCAATTTCCCGATGCGGCTGTCGCACTTGCATTACTCCACAGCAGCGGACAACTAAACTGGCTTGATCCTTTCCATTATTCTATTAATTCAAAAGTGCAAAAACAGCCACCAACACAATTACAAGCTGTCAAACAAATACAACAATATTTAACAACAAAACAATGTCGTTGGCAGTTTTTATTAAATGCCTTTGGTTTCACTCAAGAAGCTAGTAACTGGCGTTGTGGACATTGCGATAATTGTAGTTAA
- a CDS encoding DUF5615 family PIN-like protein, with translation MKLLLDENLSPKLPNRLSDLFPNSLHVRDVGMKATIDPIVWDYAKDNDLMIVSKDADMHDLSLVFGNPPKVIWFRLGNCSTLEIENLLRREFSAIKLFYEDENLSLLALS, from the coding sequence ATGAAACTACTTCTTGATGAAAACCTGTCGCCTAAATTACCAAACCGTTTGAGCGATCTTTTCCCAAACTCGCTTCACGTTCGAGATGTGGGCATGAAAGCAACAATCGATCCAATAGTTTGGGATTACGCAAAAGACAATGATTTGATGATTGTCTCAAAAGATGCTGATATGCACGATCTGAGCTTAGTATTTGGGAATCCACCAAAAGTCATTTGGTTTCGACTGGGAAACTGTTCGACATTAGAAATTGAGAATTTGCTGCGTCGGGAGTTCAGCGCGATCAAATTATTTTATGAAGATGAAAATTTATCGCTGCTTGCTCTATCATGA
- a CDS encoding DUF433 domain-containing protein: MNYRDIITIEPEKRGGKPCVRGLRITVYEVLEYLASDMTEAEILDDFPDLTREDLKACIAYAADRERRFMATPLSA; the protein is encoded by the coding sequence ATGAATTACCGAGATATCATCACAATTGAGCCTGAGAAACGCGGCGGTAAACCTTGTGTCCGTGGCTTGCGTATTACAGTCTATGAAGTGCTTGAGTATCTAGCCTCTGATATGACTGAAGCAGAAATTCTTGATGATTTCCCCGATCTGACGCGAGAAGATTTAAAGGCTTGCATTGCATATGCTGCTGATCGTGAGCGTCGGTTTATGGCTACGCCATTATCTGCATGA
- the pheS gene encoding phenylalanine--tRNA ligase subunit alpha — protein MTSNLETQLLALQQEGENAIAAADTLERLEELRVNYLGKKGQLGALLRSMGQMSAEERPKIGAIANTVKESLQTSLDKQRATLEAAQIQALLEAETLDVTMPGIFRPQGRIHPLNGIIDRALDIFVGMGYTVAQGPEMETDYYNFEALNTPPDHPARDMQDTFYLPDGNLLRTHTSSVQIRYMEKEEPPIRVVAPGRVYRRDNVDATHSAVFHQIELLAIDEGLTFTDLKGTIKMFLQAMFGDLPIRFRASYFPFTEPSAEVDLQWNGRWLEVMGCGMVDPNVMKSVGYDPEVYTGFAAGFGVERFAMVLHQIDDIRRLYASDLRFLRQF, from the coding sequence ATGACTAGCAATTTAGAGACTCAACTTTTAGCATTACAGCAGGAAGGAGAAAATGCGATCGCTGCTGCTGATACCCTAGAACGTCTGGAGGAACTCAGAGTGAATTATCTGGGTAAAAAAGGGCAACTAGGGGCGTTGTTACGCAGTATGGGGCAGATGAGTGCAGAGGAACGCCCTAAAATTGGCGCGATCGCCAATACAGTTAAAGAGTCCCTGCAAACTAGTCTAGATAAACAACGTGCTACTTTGGAAGCCGCGCAAATTCAGGCACTGCTTGAAGCCGAAACCCTTGATGTGACGATGCCAGGAATTTTCCGCCCTCAAGGTCGCATTCATCCCCTCAACGGCATTATCGACCGAGCGCTGGATATTTTTGTCGGTATGGGTTACACCGTAGCCCAAGGGCCGGAAATGGAAACCGACTATTACAATTTTGAAGCCCTGAATACTCCACCCGACCATCCCGCCCGTGATATGCAGGATACATTTTATTTGCCAGATGGTAATTTATTGCGGACTCACACCTCCTCAGTGCAAATCCGTTATATGGAAAAAGAGGAACCACCAATTAGAGTTGTGGCTCCAGGACGAGTTTATCGGCGCGATAATGTAGACGCAACGCACTCGGCAGTTTTCCATCAAATAGAACTTTTAGCCATTGATGAGGGGCTAACTTTTACCGATCTCAAAGGCACAATTAAAATGTTTTTGCAAGCGATGTTTGGTGACTTGCCAATTCGCTTCCGTGCTAGTTACTTCCCGTTTACCGAACCTTCGGCTGAAGTTGATTTACAGTGGAACGGACGTTGGTTGGAAGTAATGGGTTGCGGCATGGTTGATCCAAATGTCATGAAATCTGTAGGCTATGACCCAGAGGTTTACACGGGATTTGCTGCTGGTTTTGGTGTGGAACGCTTTGCAATGGTGTTACACCAAATCGATGATATCCGCCGTCTTTACGCCAGCGATTTGCGGTTTTTACGGCAGTTTTAG
- the surE gene encoding 5'/3'-nucleotidase SurE, with protein MRLLISNDDGIFALGVRTLANCLVEAGHDVTVVCPDRERSATGHGLTLHQPIRAEIVESMFHPAIKAWACDGTPSDCVKLALWALLDSPPDLVLSGINQGANLGTEILYSGTVSAAMEGVIEGISSIAFSLTSHLYKDFQPAAKFAKILVEQLAAKPLPDLMLLNVNVPAVKWSEIAGVTFTRQGVRRYVDVFDKRIDPRGKTYYWLTGEVLEDVEPPIDVNLPQNIPIDVHVIKKNHISITPLQYNLTYATGLDKLSHWEIPLT; from the coding sequence ATGAGATTACTCATTAGTAATGATGACGGTATTTTTGCTTTGGGTGTTCGTACCCTAGCCAATTGCTTGGTAGAAGCCGGCCATGATGTAACTGTAGTTTGTCCCGATCGAGAGCGATCGGCTACCGGACATGGACTTACCTTACACCAGCCAATTCGCGCTGAAATTGTTGAATCCATGTTTCATCCCGCAATTAAAGCTTGGGCTTGCGATGGCACACCTTCCGATTGTGTAAAATTAGCACTCTGGGCTTTATTAGATTCGCCTCCAGACTTGGTGCTTTCTGGTATTAACCAAGGTGCCAATTTAGGAACGGAAATTCTCTATTCCGGTACTGTTTCAGCAGCGATGGAAGGTGTGATAGAAGGTATTTCCAGCATTGCTTTCAGCCTGACTAGTCATCTCTACAAAGACTTTCAACCTGCCGCTAAGTTTGCCAAAATTTTGGTTGAGCAACTAGCAGCCAAACCTCTACCAGATTTAATGTTGCTGAATGTTAATGTGCCTGCGGTGAAGTGGTCAGAAATTGCTGGAGTCACTTTTACTAGACAAGGAGTTAGGCGCTATGTTGATGTATTTGATAAGCGCATCGATCCCCGTGGTAAAACCTATTACTGGTTAACCGGAGAAGTTTTAGAAGATGTAGAACCCCCAATCGATGTAAATTTACCGCAAAATATCCCCATTGATGTGCATGTAATCAAGAAAAACCACATCAGTATTACGCCGTTGCAATACAACCTCACCTATGCAACAGGACTGGATAAATTGTCCCACTGGGAAATTCCTTTAACATAA
- a CDS encoding MBL fold metallo-hydrolase, with protein MSRIENQFTVQFWGVRGSIPSPGPHTVRYGGNTPCIEMQAGGKRLIFDGGTGLHVLGQSLLRQMPIEAHLLFTHSHWDHMQGFPFFVPGFVRGNNFHIYGAIAPDGSTIEQRLNDQMLHPNFPVPLQIMQANLHFHDVKPGQPIHINDITIETASLNHPGEAVGYRVNWRGGAAVYITDTEHFPDRLDENVLWLSRNADILIYDCTYTDEEYYSPKSPKIGWGHSTWQEAVKIAKAANVKTLVIFHHDPAHDDDFLDAVGEEAAKEFPGAIMARERMVLQVSTSVPLSESFPVSKLSG; from the coding sequence ATGTCTAGGATAGAGAACCAATTTACCGTACAATTTTGGGGTGTTCGTGGCAGCATCCCCAGTCCAGGGCCACACACTGTCCGCTATGGCGGTAATACCCCTTGCATTGAGATGCAAGCGGGCGGTAAACGCTTAATTTTCGATGGTGGTACAGGGCTGCATGTTTTGGGACAATCTTTATTGCGCCAAATGCCCATAGAAGCTCATCTGTTGTTCACTCATTCCCACTGGGATCACATGCAGGGGTTTCCCTTTTTTGTGCCTGGGTTTGTCAGAGGGAATAATTTTCATATTTATGGTGCGATCGCTCCTGATGGTTCAACTATCGAGCAACGCCTCAACGACCAGATGCTTCACCCTAATTTCCCTGTGCCGTTGCAGATTATGCAAGCTAACTTGCATTTTCATGATGTCAAACCAGGGCAACCCATTCACATTAATGACATTACCATAGAAACGGCATCGCTGAATCATCCAGGTGAAGCAGTAGGCTATCGAGTTAACTGGCGTGGTGGTGCTGCTGTATATATCACCGATACGGAACATTTTCCGGACAGGCTGGATGAAAACGTTCTTTGGCTATCTCGCAATGCGGACATCCTCATCTACGATTGTACATACACTGACGAGGAATATTATTCGCCAAAGTCACCGAAAATTGGCTGGGGACATTCCACCTGGCAAGAAGCAGTGAAAATTGCTAAAGCGGCTAATGTCAAGACATTGGTAATCTTCCACCATGATCCGGCTCATGATGATGACTTTTTGGATGCTGTAGGAGAAGAAGCAGCTAAGGAATTTCCCGGCGCGATTATGGCACGGGAAAGAATGGTGCTGCAAGTTTCTACATCTGTTCCATTATCAGAATCTTTTCCTGTTAGTAAATTGTCTGGGTGA